GGTTCCGGGTGGTCTTCCGGGCGCTGCGGTCGCTGCGGGTCCTGCGCGGCACCCCGTTCGACCCGTTCGGCCGGGCGCACGTGCGCCGGGTCGAGCGGGAGCTGGTGCGCGAGTACCTCGCGGTGCTGGACGAACTGGAGGCGCGGCTCGACGCCGGGTCGCTCGGGCAGGCCGTGCACGTGGCCGGCCTGCCCGACCTCGTGCGCGGCTACGAGGACGTCAAGCTGGCCAACGTCGAGCGGTACCGGGCCGAACTGGCGGAGGCGATGACGGCGTTCAGACGGCCTTGATCAGGTTGTCGCCCATCGAGAACGCGATCTGGCCGATGCGGGCGTGGTCGTGCAGGCGGCGGGTCACGTAGCCCACGGCGTGGTCGTTGCCGAACGACCAGTAACCGGCCGAACCGCCGAGCCCGCCCATGCCGATGAAGTTCTCGGTGCGGAACATGCCGAGCGTCCAGTTCACCCGCTCCTGCACGGTCTGGTCGACGTCGGTGACCTGGGTGGTGACGAACTCGGCGTGCAGCTTCTCGCCGAGCAGCTCGCGCAGTGGGCCGTCGGGGTCGGTGACCGTGGCGTAGAAGCCGGCCAGCGCCCGCGCCGACGTGTGCAGGTTGATGGCGGCGAAGGTCGACTGCCGGAACGCCGTCGAGTTGATGCGCCCCATGTCCATGGCGCCGTGCGGCCGCGACAGCGCGCGGTCGTAGGTGGGGCAGACGTCCGTCAGCATCTGGGCCGCGCCGCCGGGCAGCCCGTGCTCCAGCTCGGCCACCCGCGGCAGCTCGCTGGTGGGGACGCCGAACCAGGCGTCCATGCCCAGCGCCGGCCGGGCGACGTCGTTGAACCAGTGCCCGAGCGGCCGGCCGGTGGCGGCGCGCAGCAGGCCGTCGAGCAGGTGCCCGTAGGTGAGCGCGTGCT
This Jiangella alba DNA region includes the following protein-coding sequences:
- a CDS encoding serine hydrolase domain-containing protein, producing MSVQGFAGDGYDGVTELLSRFVADRQETGAGLSIWSGGTEVVNLTAGWSDAERTRPWTPDTLAHTYSTSKPFAALATLTAAATGALELDRPVAAYWPEYGRSGKDRTTVRDVLTHRAGQPAFPPAAETVDLVDEEALREVLAAAPPETPPGTVLAEHALTYGHLLDGLLRAATGRPLGHWFNDVARPALGMDAWFGVPTSELPRVAELEHGLPGGAAQMLTDVCPTYDRALSRPHGAMDMGRINSTAFRQSTFAAINLHTSARALAGFYATVTDPDGPLRELLGEKLHAEFVTTQVTDVDQTVQERVNWTLGMFRTENFIGMGGLGGSAGYWSFGNDHAVGYVTRRLHDHARIGQIAFSMGDNLIKAV